One Setaria viridis chromosome 5, Setaria_viridis_v4.0, whole genome shotgun sequence genomic region harbors:
- the LOC117855819 gene encoding probable CoA ligase CCL8: protein MRTRAWGRGAVARLMTPFNRRAAHASSPHLLRPCCCSSSSSYSTVLSRLRRHFASSSSSPAYHTRQNTHTFMEVVQEVLKHGSANGVRTAIRADKKSYSLLQLIAASLDVHNILCSKNMTQNGIQDSSKGKIGTGFLHGARVGIVAKPSPEFVAGVFGTWLSGGVAVPLALSYPEAELLHVMNDSDISMVLSTKEHHENMKNLSIKCSAYCSLLPSITSIPSEINPQEPSSNEVTSSVSSLITEINSSKKIKGDDPALILYTSGTTGKPKGVVHTHKGILSQVQILSEAWGYQSEDQFLHCLPLHHVHGLFNALFAPLYSGSVVEFIPKFSVSGIWQRWRESYPKDASKNDEAITVFTGVPTMYTRLLQGYDSMDPDQQSASSYSAKQLRLMMCGSSALPSPLMKRWEEVTGHRLLERYGMTEFVMALSNPLHGIRKEGTVGKPLPRVEAKIIMEDGIETTTGVGELCIRSPSLFKEYWKRPEVTAESFIDGGFFKTGDTVTFDEEGYFIILGRTNADIMKVGGYKLSALEIEAVLLEHDTVLECAVLGLPDEAYGEVVCAIIVPKEDAKKMAEQDSKPALTLEALTSWSKDKLAPYKIPTRLYLWDSLPRNAMGKVNKKELKKLLGA, encoded by the exons ATGCGGACGCGGGCGTGGGGGCGCGGGGCGGTGGCGCGCTTGATGACGCCATTCAATCGCCGAGCGGCCCACGCCTCCTCGCCCCACCTGCTCcgcccctgctgctgctcctcctcctcttcttatTCCACCGTCCTCTCTCGCCTCCGACGCCACTtcgcctcttcctcctcctccccag CATACCACACCAGACAGAACACCCATACGTTCATGGAGGTGGTTCAAGAAGTCCTCAAGCATGGCTCAGCAAATGGTGTCCGCACAGCTATAAGAGCTGACAAAAAGAGTTACAGCCTTCTCCAGCTCATTGCAGCTTCCCTGGATGTCCACAACATTTTGTGCAGCAAAAAT ATGACACAAAATGGAATTCAAGATTCTTCCAAAGGAAAAATTGGAACAGGATTCCTTCATGGAGCTCGTGTTGGCATTGTGGCTAAGCCCTCTCCTGAATTTGTTGCTGGGGTATTTGGAACCTGGCTTTCTGGTGGAGTAGCTGTTCCCCTTGCACTTAGCTATCCAGAAGCTGAGCTTCTTCACGTCATGAATGACTCG GATATTTCAATGGTTTTAAGCACCAAGGAGCATCATGAAAATATGAAGAATCTTTCCATCAAGTGTTCTGCTTATTGTTCTCTCCTTCCATCTATCACTAGTATACCTTCGGAAATAAACCCCCAAGAACCTTCAAGCAATGAGGTGACTTCATCAGTCTCTAGTTTAATAACTGAGATCAACAGTTCAAAGAAAATCAAAG GAGATGATCCTGCTCTTATTCTTTACACAAGTGGCACAACTGGTAAACCAAAAGGAGTTGTTCACACCCACAAGGGCATCCTTTCTCAg GTCCAAATTCTATCAGAAGCGTGGGGATATCAAAGTGAAGACCAATTTCTGCACTGTCTCCCGCTGCAT CATGTGCATGGCCTTTTCAATGCCCTATTTGCACCCCTCTATTCAGGATCTGTG GTTGAGTTTATTCCGAAATTCAGCGTAAGCGGGATATGGCAGAGATGGCGGGAATCATATCCCAAAGATGCCAGCAAAAATGATGAGGCCATCACAGTATTTACTGGA GTTCCAACCATGTATACGCGTCTACTGCAAGGGTACGATAGTATGGATCCTGATCAACAATCTGCCTCTTCTTATTCTGCAAAGCAGCTGAGGTTAATG ATGTGTGGATCATCAGCTCTTCCTTCCCCACTTATGAAGCGGTGGGAGGAAGTGACAGGCCATCGTCTTTTGGAACGTTATGGCATGACTGAG TTTGTCATGGCACTGTCTAATCCATTGCATGGTATCCGAAAAGAAGGTACAGTTGGTAAACCTCTTCCACGTGTTGAG GCCAAGATTATTATGGAGGATGGGATTGAAACTACAACTGGAGTTGGTGAGCTCTGCATTAGAAGTCCATCCCTTTTCAAGGAGTACTGGAAAAGACCAGAG GTTACGGCAGAATCCTTCATTGATGGTGGATTCTTCAAGACAGGTGATACAGTAACTTTTGATGAGGAAGGATACTTCATAATTTTAGGAC GCACAAATGCTGACATTATGAAAGTTGGTGGTTATAAGTTGTCAGCACTAGAAATTGAGGCAGTACTGCTAGAG CATGACACTGTATTGGAATGTGCGGTCCTTGGCTTGCCTGACGAAGCCTATGGGGAGGTTGTATGTGCAATAATTGTGCCTAAGGAGGATGCAAAGAAAATGGCGGAGCAAGACTCGAAGCCAGCACTAACCTTGGAAGCATTGACAAGTTGGTCGAAAGATAAGCTTGCTCCATACAAG ATTCCAACAAGATTGTACTTGTGGGATTCTCTCCCTCGGAATGCCATGGGAAAG GTTAACAAGAAGGAGCTGAAGAAATTATTAGGAGCTTAG
- the LOC117855818 gene encoding protein NRT1/ PTR FAMILY 1.1 isoform X2, with product MTMPLGTVHLPEGVVVLLPFLHPEGLRCTMPALWLLPPYSSWMRSALDVVCYRGLGAKMELEDQDGDGDGIVGVRGQGGIRALPCIFANEMLEKVAGFGLNTNMITYLTNKYHLSTVTSQTMLFVWSAASNFAPIPGAVVADMYLGRFMAVALGSISCLIGIVFLWLSATIPGARPPPCSSGEHCAPPGARHLAWLLAGFAFLSVGAGGVRPCSMAFGADQFSRHPKERRSRILQAYFNAYYASIGVAFSVAVTAIVYLQDNVGWSVGFAVPMGLMLLSTVSFFLGSGLYIKEKGKRLMFSGIGAAVGAAIRNHRARLPAKTGDGVYHHLKDCKLTVPTDQLRFLNKACMIGSTEEGSGSPSNSGRRPCTVDQVEQLKSAIRVLPIWSSTIFLALAMNQSFAVKQADTMDRRVGKGRFQVPSGSLALFNMATMSLWSASYDRWVAPALRWHTGNPRGLTMKQRIGGGLLLATASSAVSAVVEGARRRQALSGDTISAFWLVPQFALVGLAEAFGVIGEIEFFYTELPKSMASFSMSLLYMAFGVGNLAGALIVKVVQVASRRGGNTSWLVDDLNAGHYDYYYWLLTGYGVVNFVYFAWCCWVYGEEGKNVEWEEDDDGDQPIL from the exons ATGACGATGCCACTTGGCACCGTTCACCTTCCTGAAGGCGTCGTCGTGCTCCTCCCCTTCCTGCACCCTGAAGGCCTTCGG TGTACCATGCCTGCTCTGTGGCTTCTCCCTCCTTACTCTTCGTGGATGAGGTCGGCATTGGATGTTGTCTGCTATCGTGGTTTG GGGGCAAAGATGGAGTTGGAGGACCAGGACGGCGACGGAGATGGGATCGTCGGAGTGAGAGGACAAGGTGGGATCAGAGCGTTGCCGTGCATCTTCG CAAATGAGATGCTGGAGAAAGTTGCTGGATTCGGGCTCAACACCAACATGATCACCTACCTGACCAACAAGTACCACCTGAGCACCGTCACCTCCCAAACGATGCTGTTCGTGTGGAGCGCGGCGTCCAACTTCGCGCCCATCCCCGGCGCAGTCGTCGCCGACATGTACCTCGGCCGGTTCATGGCCGTCGCGCTAGGCTCCATCTCCTGCCTGATC GGGATCGTCTTCCTGTGGCTGAGCGCCACGATCCCCGGAGCGCGCCCGCCCCCCTGCAGTAGCGGCGAGCACTGCGCGCCGCCGGGGGCGAGGCACCTCGCGTGGCTGCTCGCCGGCTTCGCGTTCCTGTCCGTCGGCGCAGGCGGCGTGCGGCCGTGCTCCATGGCGTTCGGCGCGGACCAGTTCTCGAGGCACCCCAAGGAGCGGCGTTCCAGGATCCTGCAGGCCTACTTCAACGCCTACTACGCGTCGATCGGCGTGGCCTTCTCGGTCGCCGTCACGGCCATCGTGTACCTGCAGGACAACGTCGGGTGGAGCGTCGGGTTCGCCGTGCCGATGGGCCTCATGCTGCTCTCCACGGTGAGCTTCTTCCTGGGATCGGGCCTCTACATcaaggagaaggggaagaggCTGATGTTCTCCGGGAtaggcgccgccgtcggcgcggcGATCAGGAACCACCGGGCGCGGTTGCCGGCCAAGACCGGCGACGGCGTGTACCATCACCTCAAGGACTGCAAGCTCACTGTCCCCACGGACCAGCTGAG GTTCTTGAACAAGGCGTGCATGATCGGCAGCACCGAGGAGGGCTCGGGCTCGCCCAGCAACAGCGGCAGGAGGCCGTGCACGGTGGACCAGGTGGAGCAGCTCAAGTCGGCGATCCGCGTGCTGCCGATCTGGTCGTCCACCATCTTCCTCGCGCTGGCCATGAACCAGAGCTTCGCCGTGAAGCAGGCCGACACCATGGACCGGCGCGTCGGCAAGGGCCGGTTCCAGGTGCCCAGCGGCTCGCTGGCCCTGTTCAACATGGCCACGATGTCGCTGTGGTCGGCTAGCTACGACAGGTgggtggcgccggcgctgcGGTGGCACACGGGCAACCCGCGCGGGCTCACCATGAAGCAGCGCATCGGCGGGGGCCTGCTCCTCGCCACCGCGTCGTCGGCCGTCTCCGCCGTGGTGGagggcgcacggcggcggcaggcgctgAGCGGGGACACCATCTCGGCGTTCTGGCTGGTGCCGCAGTTCGCGctcgtggggctcgccgaggcGTTCGGCGTGATCGGGGAGATCGAGTTCTTCTACACCGAGCTGCCCAAGAGCATGGCCAGCTTCAGCATGTCGCTGCTGTACATGGCGTTCGGCGTGGGCAACCTCGCCGGCGCACTCATCGTGAAGGTGGTGCAGGTGGCGAGCAGGCGCGGGGGGAACACGAGCTGGCTCGTCGACGACTTGAACGCCGGCCACTACGACTACTACTACTGGTTGCTCACGGGCTACGGCGTGGTGAACTTCGTCTACTTCGCCTGGTGCTGCTGGGTGTACGGCGAGGAGGGGAAGAACGTGGAGTGggaagaggacgacgacggggaCCAGCCGATCCTGTAG
- the LOC117855818 gene encoding protein NRT1/ PTR FAMILY 1.1 isoform X3 codes for MPALWLLPPYSSWMRSALDVVCYRGLGAKMELEDQDGDGDGIVGVRGQGGIRALPCIFANEMLEKVAGFGLNTNMITYLTNKYHLSTVTSQTMLFVWSAASNFAPIPGAVVADMYLGRFMAVALGSISCLIGIVFLWLSATIPGARPPPCSSGEHCAPPGARHLAWLLAGFAFLSVGAGGVRPCSMAFGADQFSRHPKERRSRILQAYFNAYYASIGVAFSVAVTAIVYLQDNVGWSVGFAVPMGLMLLSTVSFFLGSGLYIKEKGKRLMFSGIGAAVGAAIRNHRARLPAKTGDGVYHHLKDCKLTVPTDQLRFLNKACMIGSTEEGSGSPSNSGRRPCTVDQVEQLKSAIRVLPIWSSTIFLALAMNQSFAVKQADTMDRRVGKGRFQVPSGSLALFNMATMSLWSASYDRWVAPALRWHTGNPRGLTMKQRIGGGLLLATASSAVSAVVEGARRRQALSGDTISAFWLVPQFALVGLAEAFGVIGEIEFFYTELPKSMASFSMSLLYMAFGVGNLAGALIVKVVQVASRRGGNTSWLVDDLNAGHYDYYYWLLTGYGVVNFVYFAWCCWVYGEEGKNVEWEEDDDGDQPIL; via the exons ATGCCTGCTCTGTGGCTTCTCCCTCCTTACTCTTCGTGGATGAGGTCGGCATTGGATGTTGTCTGCTATCGTGGTTTG GGGGCAAAGATGGAGTTGGAGGACCAGGACGGCGACGGAGATGGGATCGTCGGAGTGAGAGGACAAGGTGGGATCAGAGCGTTGCCGTGCATCTTCG CAAATGAGATGCTGGAGAAAGTTGCTGGATTCGGGCTCAACACCAACATGATCACCTACCTGACCAACAAGTACCACCTGAGCACCGTCACCTCCCAAACGATGCTGTTCGTGTGGAGCGCGGCGTCCAACTTCGCGCCCATCCCCGGCGCAGTCGTCGCCGACATGTACCTCGGCCGGTTCATGGCCGTCGCGCTAGGCTCCATCTCCTGCCTGATC GGGATCGTCTTCCTGTGGCTGAGCGCCACGATCCCCGGAGCGCGCCCGCCCCCCTGCAGTAGCGGCGAGCACTGCGCGCCGCCGGGGGCGAGGCACCTCGCGTGGCTGCTCGCCGGCTTCGCGTTCCTGTCCGTCGGCGCAGGCGGCGTGCGGCCGTGCTCCATGGCGTTCGGCGCGGACCAGTTCTCGAGGCACCCCAAGGAGCGGCGTTCCAGGATCCTGCAGGCCTACTTCAACGCCTACTACGCGTCGATCGGCGTGGCCTTCTCGGTCGCCGTCACGGCCATCGTGTACCTGCAGGACAACGTCGGGTGGAGCGTCGGGTTCGCCGTGCCGATGGGCCTCATGCTGCTCTCCACGGTGAGCTTCTTCCTGGGATCGGGCCTCTACATcaaggagaaggggaagaggCTGATGTTCTCCGGGAtaggcgccgccgtcggcgcggcGATCAGGAACCACCGGGCGCGGTTGCCGGCCAAGACCGGCGACGGCGTGTACCATCACCTCAAGGACTGCAAGCTCACTGTCCCCACGGACCAGCTGAG GTTCTTGAACAAGGCGTGCATGATCGGCAGCACCGAGGAGGGCTCGGGCTCGCCCAGCAACAGCGGCAGGAGGCCGTGCACGGTGGACCAGGTGGAGCAGCTCAAGTCGGCGATCCGCGTGCTGCCGATCTGGTCGTCCACCATCTTCCTCGCGCTGGCCATGAACCAGAGCTTCGCCGTGAAGCAGGCCGACACCATGGACCGGCGCGTCGGCAAGGGCCGGTTCCAGGTGCCCAGCGGCTCGCTGGCCCTGTTCAACATGGCCACGATGTCGCTGTGGTCGGCTAGCTACGACAGGTgggtggcgccggcgctgcGGTGGCACACGGGCAACCCGCGCGGGCTCACCATGAAGCAGCGCATCGGCGGGGGCCTGCTCCTCGCCACCGCGTCGTCGGCCGTCTCCGCCGTGGTGGagggcgcacggcggcggcaggcgctgAGCGGGGACACCATCTCGGCGTTCTGGCTGGTGCCGCAGTTCGCGctcgtggggctcgccgaggcGTTCGGCGTGATCGGGGAGATCGAGTTCTTCTACACCGAGCTGCCCAAGAGCATGGCCAGCTTCAGCATGTCGCTGCTGTACATGGCGTTCGGCGTGGGCAACCTCGCCGGCGCACTCATCGTGAAGGTGGTGCAGGTGGCGAGCAGGCGCGGGGGGAACACGAGCTGGCTCGTCGACGACTTGAACGCCGGCCACTACGACTACTACTACTGGTTGCTCACGGGCTACGGCGTGGTGAACTTCGTCTACTTCGCCTGGTGCTGCTGGGTGTACGGCGAGGAGGGGAAGAACGTGGAGTGggaagaggacgacgacggggaCCAGCCGATCCTGTAG
- the LOC117855818 gene encoding protein NRT1/ PTR FAMILY 1.2 isoform X4, with amino-acid sequence MERSLAAETEPAEEERLKGKKGGFRALPFIFSNEMLEKVAGFGLNTNMITYLTNKYHLSTVTSQTMLFVWSAASNFAPIPGAVVADMYLGRFMAVALGSISCLIGIVFLWLSATIPGARPPPCSSGEHCAPPGARHLAWLLAGFAFLSVGAGGVRPCSMAFGADQFSRHPKERRSRILQAYFNAYYASIGVAFSVAVTAIVYLQDNVGWSVGFAVPMGLMLLSTVSFFLGSGLYIKEKGKRLMFSGIGAAVGAAIRNHRARLPAKTGDGVYHHLKDCKLTVPTDQLRFLNKACMIGSTEEGSGSPSNSGRRPCTVDQVEQLKSAIRVLPIWSSTIFLALAMNQSFAVKQADTMDRRVGKGRFQVPSGSLALFNMATMSLWSASYDRWVAPALRWHTGNPRGLTMKQRIGGGLLLATASSAVSAVVEGARRRQALSGDTISAFWLVPQFALVGLAEAFGVIGEIEFFYTELPKSMASFSMSLLYMAFGVGNLAGALIVKVVQVASRRGGNTSWLVDDLNAGHYDYYYWLLTGYGVVNFVYFAWCCWVYGEEGKNVEWEEDDDGDQPIL; translated from the exons ATGGAGCGCTCCCTTGCTGCTGAGACTGAACCAGCCGAAGAAGAGCGCTTGAAGGGGAAGAAGGGCGGGTTCAGAGCCCTCCCGTTCATCTTCT CAAATGAGATGCTGGAGAAAGTTGCTGGATTCGGGCTCAACACCAACATGATCACCTACCTGACCAACAAGTACCACCTGAGCACCGTCACCTCCCAAACGATGCTGTTCGTGTGGAGCGCGGCGTCCAACTTCGCGCCCATCCCCGGCGCAGTCGTCGCCGACATGTACCTCGGCCGGTTCATGGCCGTCGCGCTAGGCTCCATCTCCTGCCTGATC GGGATCGTCTTCCTGTGGCTGAGCGCCACGATCCCCGGAGCGCGCCCGCCCCCCTGCAGTAGCGGCGAGCACTGCGCGCCGCCGGGGGCGAGGCACCTCGCGTGGCTGCTCGCCGGCTTCGCGTTCCTGTCCGTCGGCGCAGGCGGCGTGCGGCCGTGCTCCATGGCGTTCGGCGCGGACCAGTTCTCGAGGCACCCCAAGGAGCGGCGTTCCAGGATCCTGCAGGCCTACTTCAACGCCTACTACGCGTCGATCGGCGTGGCCTTCTCGGTCGCCGTCACGGCCATCGTGTACCTGCAGGACAACGTCGGGTGGAGCGTCGGGTTCGCCGTGCCGATGGGCCTCATGCTGCTCTCCACGGTGAGCTTCTTCCTGGGATCGGGCCTCTACATcaaggagaaggggaagaggCTGATGTTCTCCGGGAtaggcgccgccgtcggcgcggcGATCAGGAACCACCGGGCGCGGTTGCCGGCCAAGACCGGCGACGGCGTGTACCATCACCTCAAGGACTGCAAGCTCACTGTCCCCACGGACCAGCTGAG GTTCTTGAACAAGGCGTGCATGATCGGCAGCACCGAGGAGGGCTCGGGCTCGCCCAGCAACAGCGGCAGGAGGCCGTGCACGGTGGACCAGGTGGAGCAGCTCAAGTCGGCGATCCGCGTGCTGCCGATCTGGTCGTCCACCATCTTCCTCGCGCTGGCCATGAACCAGAGCTTCGCCGTGAAGCAGGCCGACACCATGGACCGGCGCGTCGGCAAGGGCCGGTTCCAGGTGCCCAGCGGCTCGCTGGCCCTGTTCAACATGGCCACGATGTCGCTGTGGTCGGCTAGCTACGACAGGTgggtggcgccggcgctgcGGTGGCACACGGGCAACCCGCGCGGGCTCACCATGAAGCAGCGCATCGGCGGGGGCCTGCTCCTCGCCACCGCGTCGTCGGCCGTCTCCGCCGTGGTGGagggcgcacggcggcggcaggcgctgAGCGGGGACACCATCTCGGCGTTCTGGCTGGTGCCGCAGTTCGCGctcgtggggctcgccgaggcGTTCGGCGTGATCGGGGAGATCGAGTTCTTCTACACCGAGCTGCCCAAGAGCATGGCCAGCTTCAGCATGTCGCTGCTGTACATGGCGTTCGGCGTGGGCAACCTCGCCGGCGCACTCATCGTGAAGGTGGTGCAGGTGGCGAGCAGGCGCGGGGGGAACACGAGCTGGCTCGTCGACGACTTGAACGCCGGCCACTACGACTACTACTACTGGTTGCTCACGGGCTACGGCGTGGTGAACTTCGTCTACTTCGCCTGGTGCTGCTGGGTGTACGGCGAGGAGGGGAAGAACGTGGAGTGggaagaggacgacgacggggaCCAGCCGATCCTGTAG
- the LOC117855818 gene encoding protein NRT1/ PTR FAMILY 1.1 isoform X1 — MTMPLGTVHLPEGVVVLLPFLHPEGLRVKTLLWCYQTDNDDISNIVPYLWRRLTRSLFCRQCTMPALWLLPPYSSWMRSALDVVCYRGLGAKMELEDQDGDGDGIVGVRGQGGIRALPCIFANEMLEKVAGFGLNTNMITYLTNKYHLSTVTSQTMLFVWSAASNFAPIPGAVVADMYLGRFMAVALGSISCLIGIVFLWLSATIPGARPPPCSSGEHCAPPGARHLAWLLAGFAFLSVGAGGVRPCSMAFGADQFSRHPKERRSRILQAYFNAYYASIGVAFSVAVTAIVYLQDNVGWSVGFAVPMGLMLLSTVSFFLGSGLYIKEKGKRLMFSGIGAAVGAAIRNHRARLPAKTGDGVYHHLKDCKLTVPTDQLRFLNKACMIGSTEEGSGSPSNSGRRPCTVDQVEQLKSAIRVLPIWSSTIFLALAMNQSFAVKQADTMDRRVGKGRFQVPSGSLALFNMATMSLWSASYDRWVAPALRWHTGNPRGLTMKQRIGGGLLLATASSAVSAVVEGARRRQALSGDTISAFWLVPQFALVGLAEAFGVIGEIEFFYTELPKSMASFSMSLLYMAFGVGNLAGALIVKVVQVASRRGGNTSWLVDDLNAGHYDYYYWLLTGYGVVNFVYFAWCCWVYGEEGKNVEWEEDDDGDQPIL; from the exons ATGACGATGCCACTTGGCACCGTTCACCTTCCTGAAGGCGTCGTCGTGCTCCTCCCCTTCCTGCACCCTGAAGGCCTTCGGGTGAAAACCTTGCTCTGGTGCTACCAGACGGACAACGACGACATCTCTAATATCGTACCCTACCTGTGGCGCCGTCTAACGAGGTCCCTATTTTGCCGGCAGTGTACCATGCCTGCTCTGTGGCTTCTCCCTCCTTACTCTTCGTGGATGAGGTCGGCATTGGATGTTGTCTGCTATCGTGGTTTG GGGGCAAAGATGGAGTTGGAGGACCAGGACGGCGACGGAGATGGGATCGTCGGAGTGAGAGGACAAGGTGGGATCAGAGCGTTGCCGTGCATCTTCG CAAATGAGATGCTGGAGAAAGTTGCTGGATTCGGGCTCAACACCAACATGATCACCTACCTGACCAACAAGTACCACCTGAGCACCGTCACCTCCCAAACGATGCTGTTCGTGTGGAGCGCGGCGTCCAACTTCGCGCCCATCCCCGGCGCAGTCGTCGCCGACATGTACCTCGGCCGGTTCATGGCCGTCGCGCTAGGCTCCATCTCCTGCCTGATC GGGATCGTCTTCCTGTGGCTGAGCGCCACGATCCCCGGAGCGCGCCCGCCCCCCTGCAGTAGCGGCGAGCACTGCGCGCCGCCGGGGGCGAGGCACCTCGCGTGGCTGCTCGCCGGCTTCGCGTTCCTGTCCGTCGGCGCAGGCGGCGTGCGGCCGTGCTCCATGGCGTTCGGCGCGGACCAGTTCTCGAGGCACCCCAAGGAGCGGCGTTCCAGGATCCTGCAGGCCTACTTCAACGCCTACTACGCGTCGATCGGCGTGGCCTTCTCGGTCGCCGTCACGGCCATCGTGTACCTGCAGGACAACGTCGGGTGGAGCGTCGGGTTCGCCGTGCCGATGGGCCTCATGCTGCTCTCCACGGTGAGCTTCTTCCTGGGATCGGGCCTCTACATcaaggagaaggggaagaggCTGATGTTCTCCGGGAtaggcgccgccgtcggcgcggcGATCAGGAACCACCGGGCGCGGTTGCCGGCCAAGACCGGCGACGGCGTGTACCATCACCTCAAGGACTGCAAGCTCACTGTCCCCACGGACCAGCTGAG GTTCTTGAACAAGGCGTGCATGATCGGCAGCACCGAGGAGGGCTCGGGCTCGCCCAGCAACAGCGGCAGGAGGCCGTGCACGGTGGACCAGGTGGAGCAGCTCAAGTCGGCGATCCGCGTGCTGCCGATCTGGTCGTCCACCATCTTCCTCGCGCTGGCCATGAACCAGAGCTTCGCCGTGAAGCAGGCCGACACCATGGACCGGCGCGTCGGCAAGGGCCGGTTCCAGGTGCCCAGCGGCTCGCTGGCCCTGTTCAACATGGCCACGATGTCGCTGTGGTCGGCTAGCTACGACAGGTgggtggcgccggcgctgcGGTGGCACACGGGCAACCCGCGCGGGCTCACCATGAAGCAGCGCATCGGCGGGGGCCTGCTCCTCGCCACCGCGTCGTCGGCCGTCTCCGCCGTGGTGGagggcgcacggcggcggcaggcgctgAGCGGGGACACCATCTCGGCGTTCTGGCTGGTGCCGCAGTTCGCGctcgtggggctcgccgaggcGTTCGGCGTGATCGGGGAGATCGAGTTCTTCTACACCGAGCTGCCCAAGAGCATGGCCAGCTTCAGCATGTCGCTGCTGTACATGGCGTTCGGCGTGGGCAACCTCGCCGGCGCACTCATCGTGAAGGTGGTGCAGGTGGCGAGCAGGCGCGGGGGGAACACGAGCTGGCTCGTCGACGACTTGAACGCCGGCCACTACGACTACTACTACTGGTTGCTCACGGGCTACGGCGTGGTGAACTTCGTCTACTTCGCCTGGTGCTGCTGGGTGTACGGCGAGGAGGGGAAGAACGTGGAGTGggaagaggacgacgacggggaCCAGCCGATCCTGTAG
- the LOC117855818 gene encoding protein NRT1/ PTR FAMILY 1.2 isoform X5, translating into MELEDQDGDGDGIVGVRGQGGIRALPCIFANEMLEKVAGFGLNTNMITYLTNKYHLSTVTSQTMLFVWSAASNFAPIPGAVVADMYLGRFMAVALGSISCLIGIVFLWLSATIPGARPPPCSSGEHCAPPGARHLAWLLAGFAFLSVGAGGVRPCSMAFGADQFSRHPKERRSRILQAYFNAYYASIGVAFSVAVTAIVYLQDNVGWSVGFAVPMGLMLLSTVSFFLGSGLYIKEKGKRLMFSGIGAAVGAAIRNHRARLPAKTGDGVYHHLKDCKLTVPTDQLRFLNKACMIGSTEEGSGSPSNSGRRPCTVDQVEQLKSAIRVLPIWSSTIFLALAMNQSFAVKQADTMDRRVGKGRFQVPSGSLALFNMATMSLWSASYDRWVAPALRWHTGNPRGLTMKQRIGGGLLLATASSAVSAVVEGARRRQALSGDTISAFWLVPQFALVGLAEAFGVIGEIEFFYTELPKSMASFSMSLLYMAFGVGNLAGALIVKVVQVASRRGGNTSWLVDDLNAGHYDYYYWLLTGYGVVNFVYFAWCCWVYGEEGKNVEWEEDDDGDQPIL; encoded by the exons ATGGAGTTGGAGGACCAGGACGGCGACGGAGATGGGATCGTCGGAGTGAGAGGACAAGGTGGGATCAGAGCGTTGCCGTGCATCTTCG CAAATGAGATGCTGGAGAAAGTTGCTGGATTCGGGCTCAACACCAACATGATCACCTACCTGACCAACAAGTACCACCTGAGCACCGTCACCTCCCAAACGATGCTGTTCGTGTGGAGCGCGGCGTCCAACTTCGCGCCCATCCCCGGCGCAGTCGTCGCCGACATGTACCTCGGCCGGTTCATGGCCGTCGCGCTAGGCTCCATCTCCTGCCTGATC GGGATCGTCTTCCTGTGGCTGAGCGCCACGATCCCCGGAGCGCGCCCGCCCCCCTGCAGTAGCGGCGAGCACTGCGCGCCGCCGGGGGCGAGGCACCTCGCGTGGCTGCTCGCCGGCTTCGCGTTCCTGTCCGTCGGCGCAGGCGGCGTGCGGCCGTGCTCCATGGCGTTCGGCGCGGACCAGTTCTCGAGGCACCCCAAGGAGCGGCGTTCCAGGATCCTGCAGGCCTACTTCAACGCCTACTACGCGTCGATCGGCGTGGCCTTCTCGGTCGCCGTCACGGCCATCGTGTACCTGCAGGACAACGTCGGGTGGAGCGTCGGGTTCGCCGTGCCGATGGGCCTCATGCTGCTCTCCACGGTGAGCTTCTTCCTGGGATCGGGCCTCTACATcaaggagaaggggaagaggCTGATGTTCTCCGGGAtaggcgccgccgtcggcgcggcGATCAGGAACCACCGGGCGCGGTTGCCGGCCAAGACCGGCGACGGCGTGTACCATCACCTCAAGGACTGCAAGCTCACTGTCCCCACGGACCAGCTGAG GTTCTTGAACAAGGCGTGCATGATCGGCAGCACCGAGGAGGGCTCGGGCTCGCCCAGCAACAGCGGCAGGAGGCCGTGCACGGTGGACCAGGTGGAGCAGCTCAAGTCGGCGATCCGCGTGCTGCCGATCTGGTCGTCCACCATCTTCCTCGCGCTGGCCATGAACCAGAGCTTCGCCGTGAAGCAGGCCGACACCATGGACCGGCGCGTCGGCAAGGGCCGGTTCCAGGTGCCCAGCGGCTCGCTGGCCCTGTTCAACATGGCCACGATGTCGCTGTGGTCGGCTAGCTACGACAGGTgggtggcgccggcgctgcGGTGGCACACGGGCAACCCGCGCGGGCTCACCATGAAGCAGCGCATCGGCGGGGGCCTGCTCCTCGCCACCGCGTCGTCGGCCGTCTCCGCCGTGGTGGagggcgcacggcggcggcaggcgctgAGCGGGGACACCATCTCGGCGTTCTGGCTGGTGCCGCAGTTCGCGctcgtggggctcgccgaggcGTTCGGCGTGATCGGGGAGATCGAGTTCTTCTACACCGAGCTGCCCAAGAGCATGGCCAGCTTCAGCATGTCGCTGCTGTACATGGCGTTCGGCGTGGGCAACCTCGCCGGCGCACTCATCGTGAAGGTGGTGCAGGTGGCGAGCAGGCGCGGGGGGAACACGAGCTGGCTCGTCGACGACTTGAACGCCGGCCACTACGACTACTACTACTGGTTGCTCACGGGCTACGGCGTGGTGAACTTCGTCTACTTCGCCTGGTGCTGCTGGGTGTACGGCGAGGAGGGGAAGAACGTGGAGTGggaagaggacgacgacggggaCCAGCCGATCCTGTAG